The following is a genomic window from Amycolatopsis sp. BJA-103.
GTGACCATCCGCGGCGCGAGGGCGTACCCGACTGCTCCGATCAGCCGAGTCCGTTCGTTCCCGATCTTGAGCGCGCGGGCCACCAGGAGCGCGCCCCCGAACGCGACCGAGAGCAGGAGCGCGCACCACAACCGCTGCGCGATCCACACCGGCATCCCGACGGCCTGGCACACCGCGAAGAACGGCCCCATGGGGAACAGGTAGCCGTACGCCTGGTTCTGCAGTTCCCCCGCCGTCGCCTGGGGATTCCACAGGTGCAGCGCCCGGCCGAGGAAGGCCAGCGGATCCACGGCGAGGTCGAGTTTGGTGTCGAACGTCGTCCTGCCCGGACGCTGCACAAAGGACAGCACGGTCAGCGCCAGCACGATCCACGTGCTCGGCTTCTTCACGATCGCGCCGGTTACCATCCGGTAGATACTAGGCGGAAACGTGGCTACTATGCGCCTATGACAGACGGTTTCGAAGAAGCGTGGTCGCTCGCCGAACCCGTCAAAGGCTGGATGACGCGAGATCAGGGCCTTGCCTTGTGGAACGCGGCATGCCGCCTGGACAAGGGCGACCTCATCGTCGAAATCGGCAGCCACCAAGGCCGTTCGACGATCGTCCTCGCCATGGCGGCGCGGACGGCCGCGGCCACGGTGGTCGCTGTCGACCCCTTCGTCGACGGACGGCTCTTCGGCGGATCGCCGACACGCCAACGATTCGAGGCGAACCTGAGGACGGCGGGCGTCGAGGACGTCGTCGAACTCGTGGCCGAGTACAGCACGAAACTGCGGCCGCGCTGGGACCGCCCGATCCAGTTGCTCTACATCGACGGCAAGCACGACTACTGGACCTACACCGACGACCTTCGCTGGTCGACGAACTTGATCGACGGTGGGGAAATCCTGGTCCACGACTGCTTTTCCTCGATCGGTGTCACCCTGGGCACGATCGCGAAAGTCCTCTTCGGACGGCGGTACACCTACCTCGACCGCGCGACGTCGCTGGCCCGGTTCCGGCTCACCCCGCCGTCGGGCAAGGACCGGCTGCGCGTACTCGCCCAGTTGCCGTGGTTCGCGCGCAACGTCGGGATCAAGATCCTGCTGCGGCTGCGGTTGGCACCCGTGGCGAGGATCTTCGGCCACGACAGCCCGTACGACCCTTACTGAGTGAGCGGCCTGCCGACGTCGACCTTCGCGAGGCAGACGGGTGCGCCCTTGGCCGACAACTGGAAACCGACCTTGTCGAACAGGCCCTCGATCGGCAGGTACATCGTGTGCAGGCCGGGCTGGAACCACACCGGCAC
Proteins encoded in this region:
- a CDS encoding class I SAM-dependent methyltransferase translates to MTDGFEEAWSLAEPVKGWMTRDQGLALWNAACRLDKGDLIVEIGSHQGRSTIVLAMAARTAAATVVAVDPFVDGRLFGGSPTRQRFEANLRTAGVEDVVELVAEYSTKLRPRWDRPIQLLYIDGKHDYWTYTDDLRWSTNLIDGGEILVHDCFSSIGVTLGTIAKVLFGRRYTYLDRATSLARFRLTPPSGKDRLRVLAQLPWFARNVGIKILLRLRLAPVARIFGHDSPYDPY